Proteins encoded by one window of Bacteroidota bacterium:
- a CDS encoding DUF4199 domain-containing protein: MKNVLIRYSIISSIIVCVLMLFSFPMMKNPENYSLAEIFGFTSILLSLSTIFIAVKTYRDKYNNGKVNFGKAFLIGLYITLIAGAMYALTFTVYNSVSGNPFGSFYRDYSMSEIDKLNLEPLQKQAKIAELDKNISMFGNPMVMFLMGMFVEYVPMGLIVSLISAGVMRRK, from the coding sequence ATGAAAAATGTACTTATCCGCTACAGCATTATCTCAAGTATTATAGTTTGTGTACTAATGCTCTTTTCTTTCCCGATGATGAAAAATCCTGAGAACTATTCTCTGGCTGAAATTTTCGGATTCACTTCCATTTTGCTGTCTTTATCAACCATATTTATTGCTGTAAAAACCTATCGTGATAAATACAACAACGGCAAGGTGAATTTTGGGAAAGCGTTTTTAATCGGGCTATACATTACATTGATTGCAGGCGCAATGTATGCACTCACGTTTACGGTATATAACTCAGTAAGCGGAAATCCTTTTGGAAGTTTTTACCGCGATTACAGTATGAGCGAAATTGATAAACTAAACCTTGAACCATTGCAAAAGCAGGCCAAAATTGCTGAACTTGATAAAAACATTTCGATGTTTGGCAACCCCATGGTAATGTTTTTAATGGGTATGTTTGTTGAGTATGTTCCGATGGGCTTAATTGTGTCGTTGATTTCAGCAGGTGTAATGCGAAGGAAGTAA
- a CDS encoding DNA-binding response regulator produces the protein MKFNLIVVENTFEVYALLVALLFGGVGIWVGIKLFTKNKQLIVVEGSGTPGLVDEEKIKELGISKREHEVLELIARGHTNQEVAELLFVSPNTVKTHLANIFAKLDVNRRTQAIQRAKDLNILP, from the coding sequence TTGTTGAGAATACTTTTGAAGTTTATGCTTTGCTGGTTGCATTGTTGTTTGGCGGCGTTGGTATTTGGGTGGGAATAAAGCTATTTACCAAAAACAAACAACTTATTGTTGTTGAGGGTAGTGGCACACCGGGATTGGTGGATGAAGAGAAAATTAAGGAACTGGGTATAAGCAAGCGTGAACATGAAGTACTTGAGTTGATTGCCCGCGGGCATACCAACCAAGAGGTTGCGGAGTTATTGTTTGTATCGCCTAATACGGTAAAAACCCACCTTGCCAATATTTTTGCAAAGCTGGATGTGAACCGCCGCACACAGGCCATCCAACGTGCAAAAGACCTGAATATTTTGCCTTGA